The Ipomoea triloba cultivar NCNSP0323 chromosome 4, ASM357664v1 DNA segment GAGCAAAGGCCACTATTAATGTTTGGGAGCCACAAGTTCAGCAGCCAAACGAGTTCAGCTTGTCTCAGCTCTGGATACTAGCTGGTTCTTTTGGCGAAGACCTTAACAGCATTGAAGCTGGATGGCAGGTATATTTTCCCCTAGTTCTtgtgatttaaattttaaaacgaAGATACAATACCAAGATTTTATCGGCACCAGATACAATCTAATGGAATGACATATGTATCATAGGTGAGCCCGGACCTCTATGGTGACAATAACACAAGGCTGTTTACTTACTGGACAGTAAGTTTACTGATTTACTGTAAATTTCTAATGAATACAAAAATTTACAGTCTTTGTAATCTTAATGAATTTCACTGATGTTTCCCAAAAAAATCTGTAGAGTGATGCATATCAGGCCACAGGTTGCTACAACCTCCTTTGTTCTGGCTTTATTCAGACTAACAGTGAAATTGCAATGGGTGCAAGCATCTCTCCTGTTTCTGACTATCAAAACTCCCAGTACGATATCAATATTCTTATCTGGAAGGTAAATTCCAAAAAATTTTCCCCTTCAGATTTCTATTAAGTGGTGGGCACCACCCACCACCTCTTGGACCGAGTTTAAGTGAGGTGAAGTTTATATGGTTCACTTGAATAATTATTGAACATTATTGTGCAGGCAAAGTAGCTGAGCATATAATTGAGTAACTGTCACAAATAAAATCTTTGCTTGTAGTATATTGTGGAGAAATTTAGGAATGAATGAATTAAACACTGCAGTGCAGATATGTTAAAGAAGAGACTCTCTTTGTACATTATCATTACTATTGCACACACTGTTCCACTTGTGGCCGAAAACCTCGAGGGCCTTGTTCTCCACTCCACAGTATATCACTTATTTAGCTGAAACAGTTGATGATTACAACTTTTGGGCACTTTTCCTTTGCCAAAATTGCTACTTTTTTGGTTGATGATCAACCTCTTTGAATACTTTTTGGTTTTTCTTGTAGGATCCGAAAGGAGGGAACTGGTGGATGCAATTTGGGAATGACTACGTTTTGGGTTACTGGCCATCGTTCTTGTTCTCGAATTTAGGAGACAGTGCATCCATGATCGAGTGGGGCGGGGAAGTGGTGAACACGGAGGCGGATGGCAAGCACACGTCCACCAAAATGGGGAGCGGCCATTTCCCGGAAGAAGGGTTTGGGAAGGCGGGTTACTTTCGGAACATCCAAGTTGTTGATAGCTCCAACAATCTCAAGTCCCCTAAAGGCTTAGGCACATACACAGAGCAGTCCAACTGCTATGATGTCCAAACAGGCAGTAATGGGGATTGGGGTCATTACTTCTATTTTGGAGGCCCTGGTAGAAACCCTAATTGCCCATGAAgctaaaaagtaaaaaggaATTGTCATCATATCTGTATAACTCATTCAATGCACCAAGCACAGTCTAAATGTCTAATGCCTCCTCTAGTCTCTACCATCTTCTGTGTTAGTTTTATATACTATTACTAGGTTAAGTTAGTAGAAAATGTCAACTTTTTTTTCTAGAGCTTAGTTTTGACCACCCTTCTTATATAgccttttatttaattatttttttttaaatattttttttgagtttgggAGTTCCTACATGCAAGTGAATGGCAAAGTGGACAAGTTTCTTAAAAGCTTAAAAAGAAAGTAGCCTGGCATTAGTTTTGTAAGTTTGACCTCGTATGTTCACACACCCCTCccttgataataataaaaaaattgtaataattttacatttggatttaaaatattaaattttttctcaAAGGAGTAGACCTATTATTGCGAATGCTATTCCATTTCAGGCTTATTCTACAAACCAAACGTGCCATaaggaaaagtgtaatacttataatgtactccgtaatattttacataaaaaattttcaGACATAATATTGACCCGATCTGACCCTACTTGTATTAGAAATAAAGATTTGTTAAACgatcttacacaagtgtgaaACTAGATAAATTCTCCTAGATAGCATGGAAAGGGGAAACAAAGAAATAGACAA contains these protein-coding regions:
- the LOC116015059 gene encoding uncharacterized protein LOC116015059, producing the protein MAYFSSRHCRKGRRTRVVALALFFLYFCGCLVSLSCAARLSASMQKLEVQKHLKRLNKTPVKTIESPDGDIIDCVHISKQPAFDHPFLKDHKIQMRPSYHPEGLYDVNKESMGPKERTGSIAQLWHMNGRCPDDTIPVRRTKEDDVLRASSVKRYGKKKSRSFPKPMGSDPDLINQSGHQHAIAYVEGERYYGAKATINVWEPQVQQPNEFSLSQLWILAGSFGEDLNSIEAGWQVSPDLYGDNNTRLFTYWTSDAYQATGCYNLLCSGFIQTNSEIAMGASISPVSDYQNSQYDINILIWKDPKGGNWWMQFGNDYVLGYWPSFLFSNLGDSASMIEWGGEVVNTEADGKHTSTKMGSGHFPEEGFGKAGYFRNIQVVDSSNNLKSPKGLGTYTEQSNCYDVQTGSNGDWGHYFYFGGPGRNPNCP